The genomic stretch TGCCGGTGTCGCCATTGGATTCCTGGTCGCTCGCCTGCTGCCGAATGCCGCGCCTAACCGCACGCAGCGTCAGTTGGACGACATCCAGGAACGTTTTGACAGTTATCAGAACGAGGTTGTTACCCACTTCAACAGCACCGCGACCCTGGTCAAGAAGCTCACCCAGAGCTACCAGGAAGTACAGGATCACCTCGCCGATGGCGCCAACCGCCTGGCCCTGGATGACATCACCCGCCAGCGCCTGCTGGCCGCGCTGCATTCCGATGCTGCGCAAACCCCACGGGAACGCCTGACCCCGCCACGGGAAAACCAGGAACCACCACGGGA from Pseudomonas fluorescens encodes the following:
- a CDS encoding YhcB family protein, with amino-acid sequence MEHSLLVWLLPTLALVAGVAIGFLVARLLPNAAPNRTQRQLDDIQERFDSYQNEVVTHFNSTATLVKKLTQSYQEVQDHLADGANRLALDDITRQRLLAALHSDAAQTPRERLTPPRENQEPPRDYAPKTPNAPGMLDEHYGLKK